Sequence from the Syngnathus acus chromosome 13, fSynAcu1.2, whole genome shotgun sequence genome:
AAATCGCTCAGGTAGTGACCAATCAACTTGAACACCAAATAACCTTACTCAGATGGCCGTTATTGGCAATTACCAGAGCATTGAGCACTGGAGACGTCATTTTCAGTGGACAGTAAGTTGCAAAATGACTGccttgatatatatatataaaaaagggTGTGGAATTTGATAGTAAATTCATATTCCGCTAACGTGGTGCCACAgaaatgttattaaaaaaaaatttgaattttccTCAAACTGCTTCTGGCAGGCTGAAATTAACTGTCATTTACTGGATTACCTTCAGGTCCGCAGAATTCAAGGGGGCACATGAAACGGATTTTGTAATCTGCACAACTGCCATTGTGTGTCTGGTTAGCGTTTTCACAAATAAATCCAGTGTTTGTGTCAGACCTGTTGGGACAACCGGCAGAAATTAGTCACTTTCACTGGAGGGCGATGTGGATGCATTCTCTATCAACAGCGCTAATTCAACTTGTACTTACACTTGAATCACATCGCCTGTTGAATCAACACTGGCTCCAGATGTAGTTGTAACCTCCATTCGGATTGGATGTTCACATATCTTccctggattttctttttgcaggtCCGAAAGAGTTTCATAGTCTCCAGTACCAGAGGCGTCGTCTCGGTTAAACCATGGAGTCCAGCATTCTGGATCAACGTCTTGGAGGATCGCACATATTTTTAGGTCACAGTGATCAGATATCAAattgtcaaacatttttattgactttAAGCAGGTTTAACTTGCACAATGGTTGTTACACCTTAaattggagaaaataaaaagcatatGCAGGATAAAAAAATTGAGTCGCTTGCTTACCATCATTGCTGCCATGCACGTGAACCCCTAGAAAATAAGTCCAAAAATATGTTCATTTTCTTACATCTATTAAGATGACATGTCACAAAGCAGTATTGTGAAAATCAAGGTTGCGTTTCTTAAAAAAGATCCTACCAGCATGCAGGAGCACAAGTGTCAGTCCCAACTGTGGGAGAACAGGCATTAGACACGGTGGACCAGGTTAAATCTCACACTGTTTCAATGGGCAATTACGCCTAATGTTAATTACGcccccaaactatggaacacACTGCCAATAGGTATCAGGAAGGCCAGGTCGctagatattttcaaaacaaaacttaaaactcATTTCTTTACCCGAGCATTTAACTAATTACGTTttataaatttcattttaagcctaattttatctttatctttattttattttttaccttttcttaaagatatattctttattttattaaagcgtgctcctattttaaactcactttattaattgtgtatgcatacattaatgttttgtttttatgtattcatgtttttctttcattgttgtaaagcgctttgagctgcatttcttgtatgaaaggtgctatacaaataaagtttattattattat
This genomic interval carries:
- the LOC119132361 gene encoding cartilage intermediate layer protein 2-like, producing MTHPVMIKWLGLTLVLLHAGVHVHGSNDDVDPECWTPWFNRDDASGTGDYETLSDLQKENPGKICEHPIRMEVTTTSGASVDSTGDVIQVSDTNTGFICENANQTHNGSCADYKIRFMCPLEFCGPEVCKTPWYNQDYSGESGDYEMLDMISAANPGEICDLPLGIEVQTVDGKPYTSTGETIAVMDTETGFICKNDDQKDGGCSDYKVRFICPLDFCKTKE